In one window of Cytophagaceae bacterium ABcell3 DNA:
- a CDS encoding DUF2490 domain-containing protein translates to MKSLPWVIILICLCPFRILAQNQPRPTSYGQWFMYFGDNKINDRWGIHSEAQFRNYPLTNTLQQTLIRPGVNFYATPNLMLTAGYAFLHTHPGLNVTTATSVTENRLWQQLVLRQKPWILSVEHRYRFEQRFMNNHDTKLTNYSKRIRYRVNALLPLYHFVPKLNHIFINGYNELFVNVGKEQSGGVIDRNRLYFAAGYQFNPKVNFQVGYLKQVIKIPGKTTPDISHNLQVGIFYNTELIKTKKMQP, encoded by the coding sequence ATGAAATCATTACCATGGGTGATTATACTGATATGCCTTTGCCCATTCCGAATACTTGCTCAAAACCAACCGCGTCCTACCTCCTATGGACAATGGTTTATGTATTTTGGTGATAATAAAATCAATGACAGATGGGGCATTCACTCAGAAGCACAGTTTCGAAATTACCCGCTTACTAACACATTACAACAAACATTGATTAGGCCTGGCGTAAATTTTTATGCCACGCCTAACCTCATGCTTACGGCCGGTTATGCATTTTTGCACACCCACCCAGGTTTAAACGTAACTACAGCAACTTCAGTGACAGAAAACAGGCTATGGCAGCAGCTGGTCCTTCGTCAGAAACCTTGGATCCTCTCGGTAGAACACAGGTACAGGTTTGAGCAAAGGTTTATGAATAATCATGACACCAAATTAACAAATTACTCAAAACGCATACGATACCGTGTAAATGCGCTTCTACCCTTATACCACTTTGTGCCAAAATTAAACCACATATTTATTAACGGCTATAATGAGCTATTTGTAAATGTAGGGAAAGAACAGTCAGGAGGAGTTATAGACAGAAACAGGCTATATTTTGCTGCGGGATATCAGTTTAATCCAAAAGTCAATTTTCAAGTAGGATATTTAAAACAAGTAATTAAAATTCCGGGCAAAACCACTCCTGACATCAGCCATAATTTACAAGTCGGAATATTCTACAACACTGAACTTATTAAAACAAAAAAAATGCAACCATAG
- a CDS encoding DUF5686 family protein, whose amino-acid sequence MKKHLYLYILHLSFFLLLITPCFSQTEGFYKFSGQVTDDSTHLGFPFVLVEVNQGEKYQFSDIEGRFEITSPSPIHKLKFIHPGAKQHVALSTDTLTDSINLVLQKVRFPDNLTSTPDDARKLIEKVLKNRKRNNPAKQTWESSIYSKYTVSATDIPAPPDSSILNKIISFFSIPLRGRKKESLFLVESASKKKHLNRQNQFEKITGAKSTGLDVPMLYSYVIPLQYTTVYDKFINIGSDEYISPLTGNPFRRYAFEILYTLKQNDDTTYIVRFNPLPRKSIQEVKGFLYISAADYSIKYFLATDAIEGALYLELAQQYKKVDKITVPDVTVTTAILKQNRRPSPMLLTVQGKTWYDTKVPEVRFKKRDFTEVVRAYEPGVTKQPEEFWEKHRREPLTHEEQEAYKAYDSLGRDKKIQTLLRLGERIHFGYVPLGKVNFDLNRFINYNEAEGTRLGLGFHTNEHFSRNYFLRMHGGYGLRDGRFKYGIDGSYFLNGNPDNHVSFMYGRDLTEAGAVEFPYDLPQYNSERLRNMQLEIMDMSRTVQFAVGRSLFRNMQGQVALSQTRAQPVYDYAFRDHEGTFNFTELKAGFRFAPGAQYFRVSGQKIPAGSEYPVFWFLYTRGIDNFLNGEYGFSKYDVKIQQTFRTARFGTTGIQLLGGITVGDAPYSRLWNGRGALKVPSIVIHNSFETMRYNEFLSDRFVALFLSHNFGKIFSNDPNFRPELVLSHNMGIGWLRTPEDHSGIDFKTMEKGYLESGFFLNKLIVANIAGAKAGLGFGMFFRYGPYANRHLQNNMFFKMALLLYV is encoded by the coding sequence GTGAAAAAGCACCTGTATTTATATATTTTACATTTATCTTTCTTCCTACTGCTAATTACTCCTTGTTTTTCCCAAACAGAAGGCTTCTATAAATTTTCAGGACAAGTCACCGACGACTCCACACACCTAGGCTTTCCATTTGTTCTAGTAGAAGTAAATCAGGGGGAGAAATATCAATTTTCGGACATAGAGGGAAGGTTTGAGATAACGTCCCCCTCACCTATTCATAAACTGAAATTTATTCATCCTGGCGCAAAGCAGCATGTTGCCTTAAGCACGGACACCTTAACAGACAGTATTAACTTAGTCTTGCAGAAAGTCCGGTTCCCAGATAACCTTACTTCCACACCAGACGATGCACGAAAACTTATTGAAAAGGTATTAAAAAACAGAAAGCGCAATAACCCTGCGAAGCAAACTTGGGAGTCTTCGATTTATTCCAAGTATACAGTATCGGCTACCGATATACCTGCACCGCCGGACAGTAGTATTCTCAATAAAATTATATCTTTTTTTTCCATACCACTCAGAGGAAGAAAAAAAGAAAGCCTATTTTTGGTAGAATCTGCAAGCAAGAAAAAGCACTTAAACCGGCAAAACCAATTTGAAAAAATTACTGGAGCAAAGTCCACTGGGCTAGATGTGCCTATGCTGTACTCCTACGTCATCCCTTTACAATACACAACGGTCTATGACAAATTTATCAATATAGGATCTGACGAATATATCAGCCCATTAACAGGAAATCCATTCAGAAGGTATGCTTTTGAAATACTTTACACATTAAAACAGAACGATGACACCACCTATATTGTCAGGTTCAACCCACTGCCGAGAAAAAGCATCCAAGAGGTGAAGGGGTTCCTTTATATATCGGCAGCAGACTACTCTATTAAATACTTTTTGGCCACAGATGCTATAGAGGGCGCTTTATACCTGGAGCTGGCCCAGCAATATAAAAAAGTGGACAAGATTACAGTCCCTGACGTTACCGTTACCACGGCCATTTTAAAACAAAATAGAAGGCCTTCCCCCATGCTCTTAACAGTGCAGGGCAAAACATGGTACGATACCAAAGTACCGGAAGTAAGGTTTAAGAAAAGAGATTTTACTGAAGTTGTTCGGGCATATGAACCAGGCGTAACCAAACAACCAGAAGAGTTTTGGGAAAAACACCGTAGGGAGCCTTTGACACACGAAGAGCAAGAAGCTTATAAAGCCTATGACTCTTTGGGCAGGGACAAGAAAATCCAAACACTCCTTCGCTTGGGCGAAAGGATTCATTTTGGTTATGTACCATTGGGCAAAGTCAATTTTGACCTTAACAGGTTTATCAATTATAACGAAGCTGAAGGCACTAGACTTGGGTTAGGCTTTCATACAAACGAACATTTTTCCAGAAACTACTTCCTCCGCATGCATGGTGGCTACGGCCTTAGGGATGGAAGGTTTAAGTATGGAATAGATGGTTCGTATTTCTTAAATGGCAATCCAGATAACCACGTCAGTTTTATGTACGGTAGGGATTTGACAGAAGCCGGTGCAGTAGAGTTTCCTTACGACCTGCCACAGTATAATAGCGAAAGGTTGAGAAACATGCAGCTTGAAATTATGGACATGAGCAGAACTGTACAGTTTGCCGTCGGAAGGAGTTTGTTTAGGAACATGCAAGGGCAAGTAGCTTTGTCCCAAACAAGGGCACAACCCGTTTATGACTATGCCTTTCGCGACCATGAAGGGACATTTAACTTTACCGAGCTAAAAGCTGGTTTCCGCTTTGCTCCCGGGGCACAGTACTTCCGTGTTTCAGGACAAAAAATACCTGCCGGCTCGGAGTACCCTGTTTTTTGGTTTTTATACACCAGAGGGATAGACAACTTTTTGAACGGAGAATATGGTTTTTCGAAATATGATGTAAAAATCCAACAAACCTTTAGAACAGCCCGCTTCGGAACCACAGGCATACAATTACTAGGGGGAATTACTGTAGGAGATGCCCCTTACTCCCGGCTATGGAATGGTCGTGGTGCGCTAAAGGTACCTTCTATTGTCATTCACAATAGTTTTGAGACCATGCGGTATAACGAGTTCCTATCTGACCGGTTTGTGGCCTTATTCCTTTCGCACAACTTTGGAAAGATATTTTCTAATGACCCAAACTTCAGACCGGAACTGGTACTTTCGCACAACATGGGTATTGGCTGGTTAAGAACCCCTGAAGACCATTCAGGCATTGACTTTAAAACCATGGAAAAAGGCTATCTTGAATCAGGGTTCTTTTTGAACAAACTCATCGTGGCCAACATTGCAGGAGCTAAGGCAGGCTTAGGTTTTGGTATGTTTTTCCGTTATGGACCTTATGCAAACCGTCATTTACAAAACAATATGTTCTTTAAAATGGCTTTGTTGCTTTACGTTTAA
- a CDS encoding patatin-like phospholipase family protein, producing the protein MLKRLKNIKAFVDAVRYSFPFQLLLNHFKKNQIFLLIWLLLFAFITQNAGNMFGIPYLFLDPEYMYKTSARGFFILGIALGIFIMSFHITTYILDSYRFSFLGTVPRPFTKFCINNSIIPLVFIIVYLISIIQFQLSNGFQPPFVIILEVLSLLFGILITVLIMFSYFWSTNKDIFKLLAGNLNTKLKQNTITRVNVLRKYRNAKKDKYFVTSYLSSPISIAKVPEYNSFDKQLLFKVFDQNHLNAVIVEIFIIVLVIVLGMFRDIAFFQIPAGASAILFLAILIMITGAFSFWLRGWAISTIILMLITINFLVKNEIITTHYQAFGINYQQPPVDYNLEKLQEITNPITYQEDYNETIKILENWRKKFPENELPKMVLLCTSGGGQRAAVWTTRTLQHVDSTLNGSLFKHSALITGASGGLIGASYFRELYLRKQQGENINIYSEKYLDNISRDVLNPIIFSMVVNDFFIRFQRFSDGKYTYIKDRGYAFEHQVHTNTQFKMDKRLRDYKEPEQQATIPMLIMSPTVINDGRKLYISPQNISYMSTASTVSEKQNLNAKIKGIEFRRMFDDHDADNLHFMSGLRMSATFPYITPNVELPSKPAMEIMDAGISDNFGIHDAVRFLYVFREWIKENTSGVVVVSIRDCEKDVPIEKRKKPSIFTKWMAPIGSIYNNWDYLQDFNNDNLLEYAHSWFGADLNVVEFEYIPKPKLWGKLTEKKINPDEVEAHGDKAALSWHLTTREKESLTRTIHEGNNQAALSKLKILLKSR; encoded by the coding sequence ATGCTAAAAAGGCTTAAAAATATTAAAGCTTTTGTTGATGCGGTTCGCTACTCCTTTCCTTTTCAGTTACTTCTGAACCATTTCAAGAAGAATCAGATCTTTTTACTGATCTGGCTGCTCCTCTTTGCCTTTATTACACAAAATGCCGGAAATATGTTCGGCATTCCCTATTTATTCCTGGACCCTGAATATATGTACAAAACCTCCGCACGTGGTTTTTTTATTCTGGGTATAGCCTTGGGCATATTTATAATGTCTTTCCATATTACCACCTACATCCTTGACAGTTATAGATTTAGCTTTCTCGGCACAGTACCAAGGCCATTTACCAAATTCTGCATTAACAATAGTATAATACCTTTAGTCTTTATAATAGTTTACCTGATCTCAATCATTCAGTTTCAGCTGAGCAATGGTTTTCAACCTCCGTTTGTTATTATACTAGAAGTACTTTCCTTGCTGTTCGGTATACTCATTACTGTGCTGATCATGTTTTCATACTTCTGGTCTACCAACAAAGACATCTTCAAACTACTAGCCGGTAACCTCAACACAAAACTTAAGCAAAATACCATTACTAGGGTAAATGTACTGAGAAAATACCGCAATGCTAAAAAAGACAAGTATTTTGTTACAAGTTACCTCTCTTCACCTATCAGCATAGCAAAAGTACCAGAATATAATAGTTTTGACAAACAATTGCTTTTCAAAGTATTTGACCAAAACCACCTGAACGCTGTCATTGTCGAAATATTTATAATTGTACTGGTGATTGTGCTGGGCATGTTCCGGGACATTGCTTTTTTCCAAATACCTGCCGGCGCTAGTGCCATCTTGTTCCTGGCCATTTTGATCATGATTACCGGTGCCTTTTCTTTTTGGTTGCGTGGGTGGGCCATCAGCACCATCATCCTAATGCTTATCACCATAAATTTTTTGGTCAAGAATGAAATAATCACTACCCATTACCAAGCTTTTGGCATCAACTATCAACAGCCTCCGGTCGATTATAATCTAGAAAAGCTCCAAGAAATCACAAACCCCATCACCTATCAGGAAGACTATAATGAAACCATTAAAATTCTGGAAAATTGGAGAAAGAAATTTCCGGAAAATGAGTTACCAAAAATGGTTTTGCTTTGCACCAGTGGCGGTGGACAAAGAGCCGCGGTGTGGACTACCAGAACCTTGCAACATGTAGACAGCACTTTAAACGGATCTCTGTTCAAACATAGCGCCCTTATTACAGGTGCTTCTGGGGGTTTAATCGGAGCTAGTTATTTTAGAGAGCTTTACCTAAGAAAACAACAAGGTGAAAACATTAATATCTATAGCGAAAAATACCTTGACAACATATCACGCGATGTCCTTAACCCGATTATATTTAGCATGGTTGTCAATGATTTCTTTATCCGGTTTCAAAGGTTCAGTGATGGGAAATACACCTATATCAAAGACCGGGGCTATGCTTTTGAACACCAGGTGCACACCAACACCCAATTTAAAATGGACAAACGTCTGAGAGACTATAAAGAACCAGAGCAACAAGCTACTATTCCTATGCTGATTATGTCTCCTACCGTAATCAATGACGGAAGGAAACTATATATATCTCCCCAAAACATCTCTTATATGTCTACGGCATCTACTGTTTCTGAAAAACAGAACCTGAATGCCAAAATAAAAGGGATTGAGTTTAGGAGAATGTTTGATGATCATGATGCCGATAATCTTCATTTCATGAGCGGATTGCGCATGAGCGCTACATTCCCTTACATTACTCCAAACGTGGAACTGCCAAGCAAACCTGCCATGGAGATCATGGACGCGGGCATTTCTGACAACTTTGGTATTCATGATGCAGTCAGGTTTCTCTATGTTTTCAGGGAGTGGATCAAAGAAAATACCAGTGGGGTTGTAGTCGTTTCTATTAGAGATTGTGAAAAAGATGTACCTATAGAAAAAAGAAAAAAGCCTTCCATTTTCACCAAATGGATGGCACCTATAGGAAGTATTTACAATAATTGGGATTATTTACAAGACTTTAACAATGACAATTTGTTGGAGTATGCACACTCATGGTTTGGTGCAGATTTAAATGTGGTTGAATTTGAATATATACCTAAGCCCAAATTATGGGGAAAACTAACCGAGAAAAAAATTAACCCAGACGAAGTAGAGGCTCATGGCGACAAAGCAGCACTTAGTTGGCACCTGACCACCAGAGAAAAAGAAAGTTTAACCAGAACTATTCATGAAGGGAATAATCAGGCGGCACTTTCCAAGCTCAAAATTCTGCTAAAATCAAGGTAA
- the lepA gene encoding translation elongation factor 4: MKNIRNFCIIAHIDHGKSTLADRLLEFTQTVTERQMQNQLLDNMDLERERGITIKSHAIQMDYLYKGEMYTFNLIDTPGHVDFSYEVSRSIKACEGALLIVDASQGIEAQTISNLYLAIEHDLEIIPVLNKIDLPGAMPEEVKDEIVDLIGCDRDSIIHASGKEGIGVEDILNAIVERVPSPKGDPSAPLQALIFDSEFNSFRGIEVMFRIFNGTLKKGDKVKFVSTNKTYDADEIGILKLDKEPKNVLEAGNVGYIISGIKQAKEVKVGDTITHVSNPAPMIKGFSEVKPMVFAGIYPVETSEFEDLREAMEKLQLNDASLIWEPETSAALGFGFRCGFLGMLHMEIVQERLEREFDMTVITTVPSVQFHAHMKSGEINKINAPSDMPEPNYVDHIEEPYIRAQIITKSEYVGAVIALCMDKRGMLQNQVYLTADRVELTFELPLAEMVFDFFDKLKTISRGYASLDYELKGFKASTMVKLDIMLNGEKVDALSAIVHRDKAYEWGKKLCEKLKELLPRQQFEIAIQAAIGTKVVARETVKALRKNVIAKCYGGDISRKRKLLEKQKKGKKRMRQVGNVEIPQEAFMAVLKLE; encoded by the coding sequence ATGAAAAACATTAGAAATTTTTGCATAATAGCTCACATAGACCACGGTAAAAGCACACTTGCCGATAGGTTATTGGAATTTACCCAGACTGTTACTGAAAGACAAATGCAGAATCAGTTACTGGACAACATGGATTTGGAACGTGAAAGGGGGATTACCATTAAAAGCCACGCCATCCAGATGGATTATTTATATAAGGGCGAAATGTATACTTTCAACCTTATCGATACACCTGGACACGTGGACTTTTCTTATGAAGTTTCCAGATCTATTAAAGCATGCGAAGGTGCATTGTTGATTGTGGATGCTTCTCAAGGTATAGAGGCGCAAACCATATCTAATTTGTACCTGGCTATAGAACATGACCTTGAAATTATTCCTGTTTTAAATAAAATTGACCTGCCAGGTGCCATGCCTGAAGAGGTGAAAGATGAAATTGTAGACCTGATCGGTTGTGACAGGGATAGTATTATCCACGCCAGTGGCAAAGAGGGGATAGGGGTTGAGGATATTTTAAATGCTATTGTAGAGCGGGTACCTTCACCTAAAGGCGATCCTTCTGCACCTTTACAGGCGCTTATTTTTGACTCTGAGTTTAACTCTTTCCGTGGTATAGAAGTAATGTTCCGTATTTTTAACGGTACATTAAAAAAAGGTGATAAAGTGAAATTTGTCAGCACCAATAAAACTTATGATGCTGATGAAATTGGTATACTTAAACTGGACAAAGAGCCCAAAAATGTACTAGAAGCGGGCAATGTAGGTTATATTATATCGGGTATTAAACAGGCAAAAGAGGTTAAAGTAGGTGATACCATAACCCATGTTTCTAATCCAGCCCCAATGATCAAAGGGTTCTCGGAGGTTAAACCTATGGTTTTTGCCGGTATCTATCCAGTAGAAACCAGTGAGTTTGAAGACCTGCGCGAAGCCATGGAAAAACTTCAGCTTAATGATGCGTCTTTGATCTGGGAGCCAGAAACATCTGCTGCGCTAGGCTTTGGCTTTAGGTGCGGGTTTTTAGGGATGCTGCATATGGAAATTGTGCAGGAAAGGCTAGAGCGTGAGTTTGATATGACTGTGATTACTACTGTACCTTCCGTACAGTTTCACGCTCATATGAAAAGCGGGGAAATCAATAAGATAAATGCGCCTTCTGATATGCCTGAACCTAATTATGTTGACCATATCGAGGAACCGTATATTAGGGCGCAGATAATTACAAAATCTGAATATGTAGGAGCTGTAATTGCGCTGTGTATGGATAAACGTGGAATGCTCCAAAATCAAGTCTACCTGACGGCTGATAGGGTTGAGCTTACTTTTGAGCTTCCTTTAGCGGAAATGGTTTTTGACTTCTTTGATAAGCTTAAAACCATCTCTCGTGGGTATGCTTCTCTTGATTATGAACTTAAAGGGTTCAAAGCTTCTACCATGGTAAAGCTTGACATCATGCTGAACGGAGAGAAAGTGGATGCTTTATCTGCGATTGTTCACCGCGACAAGGCGTATGAATGGGGTAAAAAACTTTGTGAAAAACTTAAAGAACTGCTACCAAGACAGCAGTTTGAAATAGCTATACAGGCTGCCATTGGTACAAAAGTGGTGGCGCGCGAAACGGTTAAGGCATTACGGAAAAACGTGATTGCCAAATGTTATGGAGGGGATATTTCCCGTAAAAGGAAACTTCTGGAAAAGCAGAAAAAAGGGAAAAAGCGTATGCGCCAGGTTGGAAACGTAGAGATTCCTCAAGAAGCTTTTATGGCAGTGTTGAAGCTAGAATAA
- a CDS encoding tetrahydrofolate dehydrogenase/cyclohydrolase catalytic domain-containing protein, whose translation MSSLQTAQLLDGKKLSQEIRKEIAVEVEAYVKGGGKTPHLAAILVGNNGASETYVANKVKCCETVGFKSTLVRMESNVSEEALLEKIDEINNDPDVDGLIVQLPLPDHISVQKVTERISPEKDVDGFHPVNIGRMNKNLPAHISATPFGILKLLERYNIETFGKHCVVVGRSNIVGSPMSILMGADRNPGNCTVTLCHKFTENLSAYTKLADILIVAVGLPGLITEDMVKDGAVVIDVGITRVEDQTKKSGFALKGDVDFEKVAPKCSYITPVPGGVGPMTIAGLLINTFNSAKGEIYQ comes from the coding sequence ATGTCCAGTTTGCAGACAGCACAATTGCTTGACGGTAAGAAACTATCGCAAGAAATCAGGAAAGAAATTGCCGTAGAAGTAGAAGCTTATGTCAAAGGCGGTGGAAAAACACCTCATTTGGCTGCTATTCTCGTAGGAAATAATGGTGCCAGTGAAACATACGTGGCAAATAAGGTTAAATGCTGTGAAACCGTGGGCTTCAAAAGCACATTGGTAAGAATGGAGAGTAATGTCAGCGAGGAAGCATTGTTGGAGAAAATTGATGAAATTAACAATGACCCTGATGTAGATGGGCTTATCGTACAGCTCCCCCTGCCCGATCATATATCTGTACAAAAAGTAACCGAAAGGATCAGTCCAGAGAAAGATGTGGATGGCTTTCACCCTGTTAATATTGGTAGGATGAACAAAAACCTTCCGGCGCATATTTCTGCTACGCCTTTTGGCATATTAAAACTTTTGGAGCGTTATAATATCGAAACTTTCGGTAAACACTGTGTGGTGGTGGGAAGAAGCAATATTGTGGGGTCTCCAATGTCTATTTTGATGGGGGCCGACAGAAATCCAGGCAACTGTACCGTTACATTGTGCCATAAGTTTACAGAAAACTTAAGCGCATATACCAAACTGGCGGATATCCTGATTGTTGCGGTTGGTTTGCCAGGTTTGATAACCGAAGATATGGTAAAAGACGGTGCGGTCGTTATAGATGTAGGTATAACCAGGGTTGAGGACCAAACCAAAAAATCAGGTTTTGCTTTAAAAGGAGATGTTGATTTTGAAAAAGTAGCACCAAAATGTAGTTATATAACTCCAGTGCCTGGCGGGGTAGGGCCTATGACTATTGCTGGTTTGCTTATAAATACCTTTAATTCAGCCAAAGGAGAAATATATCAATAA
- a CDS encoding 7-carboxy-7-deazaguanine synthase QueE gives MEDFYTIQGEGFHQGKAAYFIRLAGCDVGCHWCDVKDSWDKDKYPAIDVNVLLERALKFPSRTVVVTGGEPLMYNLSALTKAFHLKGFKVHIETSGVCSVTGIWDWVCFSPKKFKEPNPEIYRLAHELKVVIFHKSDLEWAEQHAAQVSPRCRLFLQPEWGKQAEMLPLIVDYVKTHPRWHISLQAHKYMDIP, from the coding sequence ATGGAAGACTTTTATACCATTCAGGGCGAAGGTTTCCATCAGGGAAAAGCGGCTTATTTTATCCGTTTAGCAGGCTGCGATGTGGGCTGTCACTGGTGCGATGTTAAAGATTCTTGGGATAAAGATAAATATCCCGCTATAGATGTAAATGTGTTGTTGGAAAGAGCGTTAAAGTTTCCTTCCCGTACAGTGGTCGTTACTGGAGGGGAACCACTTATGTATAACCTCTCTGCTCTTACAAAGGCCTTTCATTTAAAAGGTTTTAAGGTGCATATCGAAACCTCCGGAGTTTGTTCGGTAACTGGTATTTGGGACTGGGTGTGTTTTTCACCAAAAAAGTTTAAGGAGCCAAACCCTGAGATTTATAGACTTGCCCACGAATTAAAAGTGGTTATTTTCCACAAGTCAGACCTGGAATGGGCTGAACAGCATGCAGCCCAGGTATCGCCACGGTGCAGGCTGTTTCTACAGCCAGAGTGGGGCAAACAAGCCGAAATGCTGCCACTTATTGTAGACTATGTCAAAACCCACCCTAGGTGGCACATTTCTCTTCAGGCCCATAAATACATGGATATTCCCTAA
- a CDS encoding OmpA family protein has protein sequence MRYFAFVLFFLTVFAVSAQERSLSTTNKKAKKLYQKADELIKQRDFDSAIDALKKAVKKDPEFTEAYLRLGSSYKLLRNDKEARKNFLKAVELKPDHKELAAAYQIVGEYYFKDGDYDNALVYLQKMLKHRPSGKGSDAARKMAEQAEFGIEAKKNPLQVNPERLPKIINQFQIHAFPVLTADNQTLVFTKRDGVRPTDDEDIMISHRKDNGWSAPEPISPVINTRQNEGACTMSADGRVLVFASCNRQDSYGSCDLYVSFRSGNQWTKPANMGPAINSSSWDSEPALSADGRKLFFSSDRPGGKGKEDIWVSYLDEDGEWTEAVNLGEPINTSGREVTPFIHAGGNSLYFASDTHPGMGGFDIFVSRLEDEQWGEPENIGYPINTHLNDNTIFITADGEKGYYSTYKAEEGKANQSFLYKFDIPEALKEKQKTTYAKGKVSDAVTSDPLGATVELIDLESGKTIQSVSSDPDNGAYMIVLTEGREYGLYVQKNGYLFYSGTFDYNTEETFDPVNLDVGLFPIKAGNATVLKNIYFEVNSYKLEEKSKTELDKIVRFMEGNPDVKIEFGGHTDNTGNEKANQELSLNRAKSVYDYIELKGIDSSRLSYKGYGQSKPVAPNDTEENRRLNRRIEFQVM, from the coding sequence ATGAGATATTTTGCTTTTGTTTTATTTTTTTTGACGGTTTTTGCCGTTTCTGCACAGGAACGCTCCCTGAGTACCACCAATAAAAAAGCGAAAAAGCTTTACCAAAAAGCAGACGAACTGATCAAACAACGAGATTTTGACAGTGCAATAGATGCCCTAAAAAAGGCTGTAAAAAAAGACCCTGAGTTTACAGAAGCTTACCTTCGCTTAGGCAGCTCTTATAAACTTTTAAGAAATGACAAGGAAGCAAGGAAGAACTTCCTGAAAGCTGTAGAACTTAAGCCAGACCACAAAGAACTTGCGGCAGCTTATCAAATAGTGGGCGAATATTATTTCAAAGACGGGGACTATGACAATGCACTGGTGTATCTGCAGAAAATGCTAAAGCACCGACCTTCAGGTAAAGGGTCTGACGCCGCACGTAAAATGGCCGAACAGGCTGAGTTTGGTATTGAGGCCAAAAAGAACCCTTTGCAGGTAAATCCTGAACGGCTCCCAAAAATCATTAACCAGTTTCAGATACATGCTTTTCCTGTATTGACTGCGGATAATCAAACCCTTGTGTTTACCAAACGTGATGGTGTAAGGCCGACAGACGATGAAGATATAATGATTTCCCATAGGAAAGATAACGGCTGGTCTGCTCCTGAACCTATTTCTCCCGTGATTAACACCCGCCAAAACGAAGGGGCTTGCACCATGTCTGCCGACGGAAGGGTGTTGGTTTTTGCTTCATGCAACAGGCAAGACAGTTATGGGAGTTGTGATTTGTATGTGTCTTTCCGTTCTGGTAACCAGTGGACGAAGCCTGCGAATATGGGGCCAGCTATTAACTCTTCCTCATGGGATTCAGAACCTGCGCTTTCTGCCGATGGACGAAAACTATTTTTCTCTTCTGATAGACCTGGTGGCAAGGGCAAAGAAGATATCTGGGTGAGCTATTTGGATGAAGATGGCGAATGGACGGAGGCTGTAAACCTAGGGGAGCCGATTAATACATCCGGTAGGGAAGTGACACCTTTCATTCATGCTGGTGGTAACTCTTTGTATTTTGCCTCTGATACCCATCCTGGAATGGGTGGATTTGATATTTTTGTGTCCCGTCTTGAAGATGAACAGTGGGGCGAGCCAGAAAATATCGGTTATCCTATTAATACCCACCTCAACGATAACACTATTTTTATTACCGCTGATGGAGAAAAAGGGTATTATTCTACCTATAAAGCCGAAGAGGGCAAAGCTAACCAGTCTTTTTTGTACAAATTCGATATTCCCGAAGCGCTTAAAGAAAAGCAGAAAACCACCTATGCCAAAGGTAAGGTATCGGATGCAGTAACCAGTGATCCACTCGGGGCTACTGTAGAGCTCATAGACCTGGAAAGTGGTAAAACCATTCAGTCGGTAAGTTCAGACCCGGACAATGGGGCGTATATGATTGTTTTGACAGAAGGTAGAGAGTATGGGCTTTATGTTCAGAAAAACGGATACTTGTTTTACTCAGGAACTTTTGACTATAACACCGAAGAGACATTTGATCCTGTCAACCTTGATGTAGGCTTGTTCCCTATCAAAGCCGGTAATGCTACTGTCTTAAAGAATATTTACTTTGAAGTTAACTCCTATAAGCTAGAAGAAAAGTCAAAAACCGAGCTGGACAAAATTGTCAGGTTTATGGAGGGGAATCCAGACGTAAAGATAGAGTTTGGGGGACATACCGATAATACCGGAAATGAAAAAGCAAACCAGGAACTTTCACTCAATAGGGCAAAATCGGTTTATGACTATATTGAATTAAAAGGTATAGATTCATCTCGGTTGTCATACAAAGGCTACGGTCAAAGTAAACCAGTGGCTCCTAATGATACAGAAGAAAACCGTAGGCTTAACAGAAGAATTGAGTTTCAGGTGATGTAA